Proteins encoded together in one Plasmodium cynomolgi strain B DNA, chromosome 9, whole genome shotgun sequence window:
- a CDS encoding endoplasmic reticulum oxidoreductin (putative): MKIIVISMLLPFLFLGLFLKSKEQEVLLSYGQFLKNTFKEILLYFNIFDIEFPESYVQNEKLLGLHVKDIEKDAYTVFPILKELKQKDYFRIFKVNLHIPCKFLKVNEKCKEIKKCSVCECHDDEIPYNFRTNEIEIIEDKMTSEDLKKTFIESKLYKDILGIYAPSDEGFLSYVDLVYNSPSFTAYEGSNIWNKIYRENCFQKEENKCHEMKSFYKIISGMQSNIAILSAEYHYLKNDFVFGDIHTEDVIKSDYFKKQNYEYNMQFFKEKIALYPERIENLYFTFAILLRAMCRLKSLVSQCKCNSGHAENDKEAHKVLNDLLGSSYYSCSSEKFLEPIFPTQGKEILAKFMNITNILDCVPCVKCRLHGKLKTTALQIALVEGMSYEHIGSLERNEITALINSLYYFADSIIILNK, encoded by the exons atgaaaatcatCGTTATATCAATGCTATTGCCCTTTCTATTTCTGGGCCTTTTCCTAAAATCGAAGGAGCAGGAAGTACTCCTATCTTACGGACAATTCCTCAAAAATACctttaaagaaatattacTCTACTTCAACATATTCGACATAGAGTTCCCAGAAAGctatgtacaaaatgaaaaacttttAGGACTACACGTAAAGGATATTGAAAAGGACGCATATACAGTCTTcccaattttaaaagaactAAAACAGAAGGAttattttcgtatttttaAAGTTAATCTACACATACCTTGTAAATTCCTTAaggtaaatgaaaaatgtaaagaaataaaaaagtgcagTGTGTGTGAATGTCACGATGATGAAATTCCTTACAACTTCCGAACGAATGAAATTGAAATTATTGAGGATAAAATGACTAGTGAAGATTTGAAGAAAACTTTTATTGAGAGTAAACTGTACAAGGATATCTTAGGCATTTATGCTCCCTCCGATGAGGGCTTCCTGTCTTATGTGGACTTGGTCTACAACTCCCCCTCCTTCACGGCCTACGAGGGCAGCAACATCTG gaacaaaatttaccgAGAAAACTGCTTCcagaaagaggaaaacaaGTGCCACGAAATGAAGAGCTtctataaaataatttctggTATGCAGTCCAACATAGCCATTTTATCAGCTGAGTATCACTACCTCAAAAACGACTTTGTTTTTGGTGACATACACACGGAGGATGTAATAAAAAGCGACTATTTTAAGAAGCAGAATTATGAATACAACATGCAGTTCttcaaggaaaaaattgctctGTACCCGGAGAGGATCGAGAATTTGTACTTTACCTTCGCCATTTTGCTCAGGGCCATGTGCAGACTTAAGTCCCTTGTCAGTCAGTGCAAGTGTAACTCGG GCCACGCAGAGAACGACAAGGAGGCCCATAAGGTGCTCAACGACCTGCTGGGCAGCTCCTACTATTCCTGTTCGTCGGAAAAATTCCTGGAGCCCATCTTCCCAACCCAGGGGAAGGAAATACTAGCCAAATTTATGAACAtaacaaatattttggaCTGCGTGCCCTGCGTGAAGTGTCGCCTGCATGGCAAGCTGAAGACCACCGCTCTGCAAATAGCCTTGGTG GAAGGGATGAGTTACGAGCACATCGGATCCCTCGAGCGAAACGAAATTACGGCGCTCATAAACTCCTTGTACTACTTCGCCGATTCGATTATCATCCTAAATAAGTAA
- a CDS encoding Beige/BEACH protein (putative) codes for MDKSPARCFNLLFLEEDEEYMDDMLITMRRRQPGGLEPLSRGSPTEQLAGAQQLAGAQQLAGTKQLAGAQQLAGTKQLAGTQQLTATQQLVVTRGRLRLCSKSIVFEPHSVEDPVLKFPFKKMENAKLGPLGNEIIIKASEVIKMKTIVHARKTRCTSQFTYDRKNRRILNVMNSLYNEYYEEIRAIDNDNIDEKIPLFERILNNFDENEEGPSPVVSASNSSIRASLVGSGVGSGSGVGSGISSGIGIGIGSGSGSGSGGASFVYFFQCDGAANSAKKLREVYDIMVKIKIAMVVHEKQMEILIKEKKKKQEEVEIHLEKYIERIMEKLTENIKFDISSIGLHEKIITNRMEGYWVFKISPLLRTKGLLNITNKFIYFQANPNFTNKKEKKWKTESILHVFKRIIIMKPNALEIIFDHESKKKYSSLYVEFVNFGDREQIIAVLKKINPQCFFIEENKDFVYAIQKKWEGGAISNYEYIDFINCLAGRSRKDFSQYPVFPWILCDYARDELNLSDDSMFRNLRKPVGCLNTDRLNSLIEKMQDHDYFYGSHYSTLAYVVYFLIRLHPECQLKLQSGKFDTLSRIFLSIEGTFNTALNANSSFIELIPEFYEDNDNFLKNILNISSNEGNIHDVILPKWCSSAKDFLIKMKNALESNYANKHLNEWINLIFGYKQSGQIAKENFNLFHPLTYMHTILNEKLSAANCNFHRERLRQEEENEFERNFNEKIKSLITTMPSKALKTQLHEFGQCPFQIFREHHVCRKSSVTFKYREDIRNSPWYYSPVFNQVLRDLYFKRKRRKDLKMRRRMLSRSSLLAGANMSQEEGDDEGDDDEGDDEDDEEDDEEDDEEELDDDEAEEEEGHYDEPYRDEGPREGAVPPDGASEEPTQDPLRGKNKRRGIEVSTSLQEERNNTKYTRKRESEKEAYGGGGGEYLKRHQWKLHRIDHFPCVVKGVGYNHSNVCFVCNNGFIKIISHNDLIRNEMKNNNNLISLKIGDENFSCVTSAQGNYLVGTSNGSVVLLNPQSILKVNEEGASSGRRPGVAASSGATPPEGEAHGDGVNPRDAANPRDAANPRDAANLRDAANPRDAANPGDADALSDDSSIQLSDSGHSLLSSFDDVFEYDAHMGGKKNKGKQRKKDFLRNANIYNQMITRKLHNDTVNSMSFFDSYLATGSADETVQLISIERDFHSLQIYDNFTEAVKFVQLKNKLLFTHSDGFKLFDIRVPRRNVQLGNLNGKRNPASGHGARGKILPKGISSALGSGRFFHLYDNEQVRRFYRTIQKVYEQSYITVNYMTPQYLFDKKMKKNLNQTYLKNSNSIIYCSLMNDNTIFSLDKCSNSYFYDIRGENWVNALSTTNTELRRRSTFLIAASCDNRQHLCAVNTVGDVFFEPIQFGSHFGGHLGSHFNTPVGGDDGSPTMGLARTNVFTSRCSFSPSYISFINHSDSLGDLPVHNDAGSGNASCNYILFTGADGKMEIHTRGANWG; via the exons atggataaatcGCCCGCGAGGTGCTTCAATTTACTTTTCCtggaggaggatgaggagtACATGGATGACATGCTGATAACGATGCGGAGGAGGCAGCCGGGGGGGTTGGAGCCGTTGAGTCGGGGCAGCCCCACGGAGCAGCTGGCCGGGGCGCAGCAGTTGGCCGGGGCGCAGCAGTTGGCCGGGACGAAGCAGCTGGCCGGGGCGCAGCAGTTGGCCGGGACGAAGCAGCTGGCCGGGACGCAGCAGCTGACCGCGACACAACAGTTGGTGGTCACCCGAGGGAGGCTGCGACTGTGCTCGAAGTCCATAGTGTTCGAGCCGCACAGCGTGGAGGACCCCGTTTTGAAGTTCCCCTTtaagaaaatggaaaacgcCAAGCTGGGACCCCTGGGAAACGAAATCATAATCAAGGCATCTgaagttataaaaatgaaaacaattGTGCATGCCAGGAAAACGAGGTGCACGTCTCAGTTCACGTACGACCGGAAGAACAGGCGCATCCTGAACGTGATGAATAGTCTGTATAATGAGTACTACGAGGAGATCCGCGCGATCGACAATGACAACATTGATGAGAAGATCCCCCTGTTCGAGCGGATACTGAACAATTTTGACGAGAACGAGGAGGGGCCTTCCCCGGTGGTTAGCGCGTCGAACAGCAGCATCCGCGCGTCTCTTGTAGGTAGCGGGGTTGGGAGCGGTAGCGGCGTCGGCAGCGGCATCAGTAGCGGCATTGGCATTGGCATCGGTAGCGGCAGCGGCAGCGGCAGCGGGGGAGCCTCCTTCGTGTACTTCTTCCAATGCGACGGAGCAGCAAACAGCGCGAAGAAGCTGAGGGAGGTGTACGACATAAtggtgaagataaaaattgccATGGTGGTGCACGAGAAGCAGATGGAGATActaataaaggaaaagaagaagaagcaggaggaggtG GAAATACATTTGGAAAAGTACATAGAAAGGATCATGGAGAAACTgacagaaaatataaaatttgacATAAGTAGTATTGGGCTTcacgaaaaaattatcacgaATCGAATGGAAGGATATTGGGTTTTTAAAATCTCTCCTCTGTTGAGAACAAAGGGATTGCTAAACATaacaaacaaatttatttattttcaagcCAATCCGAATttcacaaataaaaaggagaaaaaatggaaaacagAATCCATCCTTcatgtttttaaaagaattataatCATGAAACCAAACGCGTTGGAAATTATATTCGACCATGAGAGTAAAAAGAAGTACAGCTCTCTCTACGTGGAATTTGTCAACTTTGGCGATAGAGAGCAAATAATTGcagttttgaaaaaaatcaaccctcaatgtttttttatcgaagaaaataaagactTTGTGTATGCTATTCAGAAGAAGTGGGAAGGAGGGGCCATATCGAATTATGAATATATCGATTTCATTAATTGTCTTGCTGGAAGGAGCAGGAAGGATTTTTCTCAGTACCCTGTGTTCCCATGGATCCTTTGTGATTACGCAAGGGATGAATTAAATCTCAGTGATGATTCCATGTTTAGAAATTTGAGAAAACCAGTTGGGTGTCTAAATACAGACCGATTGAATTCTttgatagaaaaaatgcaagaccatgattatttttatggtTCCCATTACTCCACATTGGCATATGTTGTGTACTTCCTCATTCGTTTACATCCTGAATGTCAGTTAAAACTACAGAGTGGAAAATTCGATACACTGTCTAGGATCTTCCTCTCCATAGAGGGAACATTTAATACTGCTTTGAATGCAAATTCGTCATTTATCGAATTAATTccagaattttatgaagataatgataattttttaaaaaatatacttaataTTAGCTCTAACGAAGGGAACATACACGATGTTATTCTTCCAAAATGGTGTTCCTCAGCgaaagattttttaattaaaatgaaaaatgctcTCGAGAGTAACTATGCTAACAAGCATTTAAACGAATGGATTAACTTAATTTTTGGGTACAAGCAAAGTGGACAAATTGctaaagaaaatttcaacCTCTTTCACCCATTGACTTATATGCATACTATTTTGAATGAGAAGCTCTCTGCTGCTAACTGTAATTTTCATCGAGAGAGATTAAgacaggaggaggaaaacgAATTTGAGAGGAActttaacgaaaaaataaaatccctTATTACGACTATGCCTTCCAAAGCGTTGAAAACACAGCTACATGAGTTTGGACAATGCCCTTTTCAGATTTTCAGGGAACACCATGTTTGTAGAAAATCTTCCGTTACGTTTAAGTACAGAGAGGATATTAGAAATTCTCCCTGGTATTACTCTCCTGTGTTTAACCAAGTGTTGCGTGATTTGTATTTTAAACGAAAGCGCAGGAAAGACTTGAAGATGAGAAGGAGGATGCTCAGCCGCAGTTCCCTTCTGGCGGGCGCCAACATGAGccaggaggagggggacGACGAGGGGGACGACGACGAGGGGgacgatgaggatgatgaggaggacgacgaggaggatgatgaggaggagttGGACGACGAcgaagcggaggaggaagaaggccACTACGACGAGCCCTACCGTGATGAGGGCCCTCGTGAAGGAGCCGTCCCGCCTGATGGGGCTAGCGAGGAGCCCACGCAGGATCCCCTCCGAGGTAAGAACAAAAGACGAGGCATCGAGGTGAGCACCTCCCTCCAGGAGGAAAGAAACAACACCAAGTACACGCGGAAAAGGGAGTCAGAAAAGGAAGCCtatggaggaggaggaggggagTATTTGAAAAGGCACCAATGGAAATTACATAGAATCGATCACTTCCCTTGTGTTGTCAAAGGGGTTGGGTACAACCACTCAAACGTCTGCTTCGTCTGCAACAATgggttcataaaaataatcagtCACAATGATCTAATTAGgaacgaaatgaaaaacaataACAATTTGATTTCGCTAAAAATTGGCGACGAAAATTTCTCGTGCGTTACCAGCGCACAGGGCAACTACCTCGTAGGGACCTCCAACGGAAGTGTTGTCCTTTTAAATCCGCAGAGTATTTTGAAGGTGAACGAGGAGGGTGCGTCATCAGGAAGGCGGCCAGGGGTGGCAGCATCTAGCGGGGCTACGCCACCTGAGGGAGAGGCCCACGGGGATGGCGTCAACCCAAGGGATGCCGCTAACCCAAGGGATGCCGCTAACCCGAGGGATGCCGCCAACCTAAGGGATGCCGCTAACCCAAGGGATGCCGCCAACCCGGGGGATGCTGACGCCCTGTCAGACGACTCGAGCATCCAGCTGAGCGACTCCGGTCACTCGTTACTGTCTTCCTTCGACGACGTGTTTGAGTATGACGCACacatgggggggaagaagaacaaaggtaagcaaaggaaaaaggattTTCTCCGAAACGCAAATATTTACAACCAAATGATAACGAGGAAATTGCATAACGACACAGTGAACAGCATGAGCTTTTTCGACAGTTACCTCGCGACAGGCTCGGCGGACGAAACGGTGCAACTGATAAGCATTGAGAGGGACTTTCACAGTTTACAAATATACGATAATTTCACCGAAGCTGTAAAGTTCGTGCagctaaaaaataagttgttGTTTACACACTCGGATGGATTCAAGCTGTTCGACATACGGGTTCCGCGGAGGAACGTGCAGTTGGGTAACCTGAACGGGAAGAGGAACCCCGCCAGTGGTCACGGGGCAAGAGGGAAAATTCTACCAAAGGGGATTAGTAGTGCACTAGGTTCCGGTAGGTTCTTTCACCTCTACGATAATGAGCAAGTTAGACGCTTCTACAGAACCATCCAGAAGGTATACGAGCAAAGTTACATCACCGTAAATTATATGACCCCGCAATACttatttgacaaaaaaatgaaaaaaaatttgaatcaaacttatttaaaaaattcaaacaGTATTATTTACTGCTCTCTTATGAATGATAACACCATCTTTAGTTTAGACAAATGCAGTaactcatatttttatgacatTAGGGGGGAGAACTGGGTGAATGCTCTCTCGACCACAAACACAGAGctcagaaggagaagcaccTTCCTCATCGCAGCTAGCTGTGACAACAGGCAACACTTATGTGCAGTTAACACTGTAGGAGATGTATTTTTTGAGCCCATACAGTTTGGCAGCCATTTTGGGGGCCATTTGGGGAGTCATTTTAACACCCCTGTTGGGGGGGATGATGGCAGTCCTACAATGGGACTTGCAAGGACGAATGTTTTCACCTCTAGATGTTCCTTCAGCCCGTCTTACATTTCGTTTATTAATCACTCAGACTCCTTGGGAGATTTGCCTGTCCACAATGACGCCGGCAGTGGAAATGCCTCCtgcaattatatattatttacggGGGCTGACGGGAAGATGGAGATACACACAAGGGGTGCCAACTGGGGGTAG
- a CDS encoding hypothetical protein (putative), with protein MMQCMSRAVVGLPRRLATFPIHSRSFFLSQGMLAPKVKSGKKGQDKKDNRGGATTDSTEEQKAHIFNIYNTVEKDHEILPDHAYPKWLWELEKPMKSYGELALMFLYGKATADDYHRFRRLHNKNLIKLNNMRLKKSKRSTVKPVFWDL; from the exons ATGATGCAGTGTATGAGTAGGGCAGTTGTGGGGCTGCCCCGGAGACTCGCCACCTTTCCCATCCATTCGAGAAGCTTTTTCTTAAGTCAAGGCATGCTCGCCCCAAAGGTCAAGTCAGGGAAAAAGGGACAGGATAAAAAAGATAATCGGGGGGGAGCGACCACGGACAGTACAGAGGAGCAAAAGGCACACATCTTTAACATCTACAATACAGTCGAGAAGGATCATGAAATTTTGCCTGACCATGCCTACCCCAAATGGCTGTGGGAATTAGAAAAACCGATGAAGAGCTATGGAGAGTTGGCACTGATGTTCCTCTACGGAAAG GCCACGGCAGATGATTATCATCGCTTTCGGAGGCTGCACAACAAAAATCTGATTAAACTGAACAACATGAGGCTAAAGAAGTCCAAGCGGTCGACGGTTAAGCCAGTTTTTTGGGACCTCTAG
- a CDS encoding ribosomal protein L7A (putative): protein MSDAAVSTDALNTVGVQEKEDDVNAKIFPLASPELTNQILDVIQRATVYRQLKRGANEAVKSLHKGISELVILAADAKPLEIISHIPLVCEDKNTPYVYVRSKMALGRACGISRSVIATSIITKDGSPLETQITELKDLIEQMLIX, encoded by the exons ATGTCGGACGCCGCGGTGTCGACGGATGCTTTAAACACCGTGGGTGTTCAAGAGAAGGAGGACGACGTGAATGCCAAGATTTTCCCCTTGGCCTCTCCCGAACTGACGAATCAAATTCTCGATGTTATACAAAGGGCAACTGTGTATAGGCAGTTGAAGAGGGGAGCCAACGAAG CTGTCAAAAGTCTGCACAAGGGAATATCCGAGTTGGTGATTCTCGCAGCGGATGCGAAGCCACTAGAAATTATATCGCACATTCCGCTTGTTTGCGAAGACAAG AACACCCCGTACGTCTACGTCCGCAGCAAAATGGCACTCGGCAGAGCCTGCGGAATATCAAGATCGGTTATAGCCACGTCGATAATCACAAAGGATGGATCCCCCCTCGAGACGCAGATAACGGAGTTGAAGGACCTCATTGAGCAGATGCTGATTTNN
- a CDS encoding RAP protein (putative), with amino-acid sequence MFFTDVRFISKLARNKLNKRRSWVKRNKKWMLPRVEKSYLKQEQDFVVPHKTVPQGGGSLARAEQCRGEVKHEEAKATEAPSDYRRILAETTRKEKKHLKPHEYKKLLKHKDGSGRTPNDDKLQLKHLLRSGKSGGTHKGMKIDIKDYKDDEKEKKKNEMNTFWYMPSPFEKKGVYGMKENSFYKSFMRDRERQLDHIDTRKLNESEQKLLNEMRKRGDNVSGKLLDESITPLDGDQKREKKIRISPKKYWFHDTYRSPDIPTLSTVKARELRFLMMNEAKLVRKGKPVDVELWLAFMNRVLNLSSKVHVRSLLRYLQTIASVKVNNKKMISEILCEIFKRENLMKPKHYVYLFQGCSRLKWSDFQLIYALRNMTLCWPILRNNFLVKSANSISKLGLANSVYSKSLQITLCERLGNFSGKNLKAIKAITFLELFTEEMILNGHISPTLKLYYRGKCPLPILPQL; translated from the exons ATGTTTTTTACAGATGTGAGATTTATAAGCAAGCTAGCTAGAAACAAACTtaacaaaaggagaagctgGGTCAAGcggaataaaaaatggatgctACCTAGGGTTGAGAAATCGTACCTGAAACAGGAGCAAGACTTCGTCGTGCCGCACAAAACCGTGCCGCAGGGAGGGGGGTCCCTTGCAAGGGCAGAACAGTGCCGAGGTGAGGTAAAACATGAAGAAGCCAAAGCTACGGAAGCACCCAGTGACTATAGACGCATCCTCGCGGAGACAAcccgaaaggaaaaaaagcatttaaaACCCCATGAGTATAAGAAGCTGCTGAAGCACAAGGATGGTAGTGGCCGCACCCCGAACGATGATAAGCTACAGCTAAAGCACCTCCTGCGTAGCGGCAAGAGTGGGGGAACACACAAGGGGATGAAGATAGACATAAAAGATTACAAAGACgatgagaaggaaaagaagaaaaacgaaatgaacaCATTTTGGTATATGCCAAGTccctttgaaaaaaaaggtgtgtatggaatgaaagaaaattctttttacaaatcTTTTATGAGAGACAGGGAAAGACAGCTAGATCACATCGACACGAGAAAGTTAAACgaaagtgaacaaaaattacTAAATGaaatgcgcaaaaggggggacaaTGTTAGCGGCAAACTTCTCGACGAGAGTATAACTCCCCTCGATGGGGaccaaaaaagagaaaaaaaaatcaggattagtccaaaaaaatattggtTTCATGATACGTATCGTTCCCCAGATATCCCCACCTTGAGCACAGTGAAAGCGAGGGAACTGAGATTCCTGATGATGAATGAAGCCAAGCTAGTTAGGAAGGGGAAACCCGTGGACGTGGAATTATGGCTAGCTTTTATGAACCGAGTTTTGAACCTGTCCAGCAAGGTACACGTACGGAGTCTGCTTCGATATTTACAAACCATTGCATCTGTCAAggtgaataataaaaaaatgataagcgAAATTCTGTGtgaaattttcaaaagagAAAATCTGATGAAGCCTAAGCATTATGTATATCTTTTTCAAGGATGCTCTAGATTAAAATGGTCCGACTTCCAATTAATCTATGCACTAAGAAACATGACGTTGTGTTGGCCCATCCTCAGGAATAACTTCCTTGTCAAGTCAGCCAACTCGATAAGTAAGCTAGGGTTAGCAAACAGTGTGTACAGTAAATCCTTGCAAATTACGCTTTGTGAACGGCTAGGTAATTTCTCAGGGAAAAATCTGAAGGCCATCAAGGCCATTACCTTTTTGGAACTGTTCACCGAGGAAATGATTTTAAA TGGACATATATCACCCACACTCAAATTATATTATCGAGGTAAATGCCCCCTTCCAATATTACCTCAACTCTGA
- a CDS encoding SMC family C-terminal domain containing protein (putative) translates to MGIQKGDDNAEVSEKTLQEELKNMANTNKQFLMKKYALQTEHASLMEKLQKRQNYQNIQEEKFLNSIEFTLRERILNYKRNIKNIVQTHHLLSESFLEDIRKKYDLSKITNQNDMNGAIIDELSKQNIIYGPLCKYIKCIKPQFDYVLEFFLKKYFNSFLLIEKENTSLLESLYKNYKLSVITMSKENHKLCHVTNEMRERGVEYFIYELFEIREGTFKNKTTKDITNFNMLEEIARQINEQVGTLLYFCEQNVHRYRISTYNKDVFIDNFTFIDRRCKILYYISSEVKKDINVLEKRRKECELEMHTLKKNMDELDVLKKQKNDQYNNLILQKSELNIRKKKKLLLIKELQKVEENLKLYLKGEQLIDEKKNKISKRINHLNERKIKLCSDYFDTLKGHKVNDMEAFSIWRKLSQWKRYLSLVKSQNAESERKHQMLKSQVDLENTKYTALTHDIHELENLVKVQKGELSKEEIKSLNQIEVSLEEIDNILQECAIQQRIYNNLEKNEEKYNMLVLSIERHNENVKQKKEQLINLGKELQNHSRQIEFVLSNWVNQIDECILFLNHNLGKFIAFINPDYGAKIELVKKNDLFERCELYIKVKFKKTAPFLLLSVSHQSGGERSLTTMLYILSIQKLTKNGFYVLDELNQGLDQTNEKKIFELLSCLSNPSMYKQHFMHHYDYKHIEIDYQSKPQYFILTPQIIRDIFFKDITVHYLFNGFGVLSGQFDEVGEAA, encoded by the exons ATGGGGATCCAAAAGGGAGATGACAATGCAGAAGTCTCAGAAAAAACACTCCAAGAGGAGCTAAAAAATATGGCGAACACAAATAAGCAATTCCTGATGAAGAAGTACGCACTGCAGACAGAGCATGCCTCCCTCATGGAAAAGCTACAAAAAAGACAGAACTATCAAAATatacaagaagaaaaattcctGAATAGCATAGAATTCACCTTACGTGAAAGAATTTTGAATTATAaaaggaacataaaaaatattgtacaaACACACCATCTGTTAAGCGAATCGTTTTTAGAGGACATAAGGAAGAAGTATGATTTATCGAAGATTACAAATCAGAACGATATGAATGGAGCTATCATCGATGAGCTGTCCAAGCAGAATATCATCTATGGACCACTCTGTAAATATATCAAATGCATCAAACCGCAATTCGATTACGTGTTGGAGTTTTTCCTAAAAAAGTATTTCAACAGCTTTCTCCTTATCGAGAAAGAAAATACATCACTACTGGAGTCGctgtataaaaattacaaactATCCGTAATTACCATGTCGAAGGAAAATCACAAATTATGTCATGTGACTAATGAAATGAGAGAACGTGGAGTCGAGTATTTCATTTATGAACTATTTGAAA TTAGAGAAggaacttttaaaaataaaactaccAAAgatataacaaattttaatatgttgGAAGAAATAGCCAGACAGATTAATGAACAGGTGGGTACTCTCCTCTATTTCTGTGAACAGAATGTACATCGATATAGGATAAGTACCTACAATAAGGATGTTTTTATAGATAATTTCACCTTCATAGATAGGAGGTGTAAAATATTGTACTATATCAGCTCGGAGGTGAAAAAAGATATTAATGTcttggagaaaaggagaaaagaatgCGAATTGGAGATGCAcactttgaagaaaaatatggacGAATTGGATGTCctcaaaaaacaaaaaaatgatcaataCAATAACTTGATTCTACAAAAAAGTGAGCTAAACattaggaagaaaaaaaaattacttctaATTAAGGAATTGCAAAAGGtggaagaaaatttgaagCTTTATCTAAAGGGGGAACAACttattgatgaaaaaaaaaataaaataagcaaacGGATTAACCATTTGAATGAGAGGAAGATAAAGCTTTGTAGCGATTACTTTGACACTCTAAAGGGACACAAAGTAAACGATATGGAAGCGTTCTCTATATGGAGGAAACTCTCACAGTGGAAGAGATACCTATCCCTTGTTAAGAGTCAAAACGCAGAAAGTGAGAGAAAACACCAAATGCTCAAATCACAGGTTGATTTGGAAAATACGAAATACACTGCCCTCACGCATGATATTCACGAGTTGGAAAATCTCGTGAAGGTACAGAAGGGAGAACTctcaaaggaagaaattaagTCACTCAACCAGATTGAAGTTTCCCTGGAGGAAATCGATAATATTCTCCAGGAGTGTGCCATTCAGCAAAGGATTTATAacaacttggaaaaaaatgaagagaaatataatatgctTGTTTTGTCCATAGAACGGCataatgaaaatgtgaaacaaaaaaaggaacagctGATTAACCTGGGGAAGGAACTCCAAAATCACAGCAGGCAAATTGAGTTCGTCCTCTCCAACTGGGTCAATCAAATCGACGAGTGTATCCTATTCCTTAATCACAACTTGGGGAAATTTATAGCTTTTATAAACCCCGACTATGGTGCAAAAATCGAActcgttaaaaaaaacgacctTTTCGAACGATGCGAATTGTACATCAAGGTGAAGTTTAAAAAGActgctccctttttgctaCTCTCTGTTTCGCATCAATCCGGGGGGGAGCGCTCCCTCACCACTATGCTGTACATCCTATCGATACAAAAGCTAACCAAGAACGGCTTCTATGTACTGGATGAACTCAACCAGGGGCTGGACCAAacgaatgagaagaaaattttcgaaCTGCTCTCCTGTCTCTCCAACCCGTCCATGTACAAGCAGCACTTTATGCACCACTACGATTATAAGCACATCGAGATTGACTACCAATCCAAGCCTCAGTACTTTATCTTGACTCCCCAAATAATTCGGGACATTTTCTTCAAGGACATCACCGTGCACTACCTCTTCAACGGCTTCGGCGTCCTCTCTGGCCAATTCGACGAGGTGGGGGAGGCGGCGTAG